One Oceanicoccus sagamiensis genomic region harbors:
- a CDS encoding DNA polymerase III subunit delta', whose protein sequence is MDLSDTSIAVKLPWQEQQWQRIDDLYQNKKLPHALLLAGPNGVGKQRFALALAHYFMCESPRQGMACCECRQCGFNLAGTHPDLKWVGPEEKAKQIKVDQVRALVEALGQTAQQGGYKICVLSPAEAMNTNSANALLKCLEEPTANTLLLLLADAPSQLLPTIRSRCQTVNFPLPSTEQGLAWLNTLVPSQTPVEELLHKAAGRPLVALDLLEDSGLERLQQLNKDYLALVTGRVSAITLAEKWLEHDLNDLLVWLSRQLSLMISGRMAGTSGIGDEWRPVIANIPAQNLFNLLDRVNQLINSLNRGANPNRQLALEELLLESCEKFHK, encoded by the coding sequence ATGGATTTGTCAGATACTTCGATCGCAGTAAAGCTTCCCTGGCAGGAGCAGCAATGGCAGCGTATCGATGATTTATATCAAAACAAAAAATTGCCCCATGCTTTGTTATTGGCTGGCCCCAATGGCGTTGGCAAGCAGCGCTTTGCTCTTGCTCTGGCGCACTATTTCATGTGTGAATCACCACGGCAGGGTATGGCCTGCTGCGAGTGTCGCCAATGTGGCTTTAATTTGGCTGGAACTCACCCGGACCTAAAATGGGTAGGCCCAGAAGAAAAAGCCAAGCAAATTAAAGTGGATCAGGTGCGTGCCCTGGTTGAGGCGCTCGGGCAAACAGCCCAGCAGGGTGGCTATAAAATATGCGTACTGTCCCCTGCGGAAGCGATGAATACCAACTCGGCCAATGCCTTGCTTAAGTGTCTTGAAGAGCCCACAGCGAATACCTTGTTATTACTACTGGCCGATGCCCCCAGTCAATTACTGCCGACTATTCGCTCCCGCTGTCAAACCGTTAACTTTCCGTTACCCTCAACGGAGCAGGGCCTGGCTTGGCTCAATACCCTGGTGCCGTCTCAAACTCCGGTTGAAGAGTTATTGCATAAGGCTGCCGGTAGGCCGCTTGTTGCTCTGGATTTGCTTGAGGATAGTGGGTTGGAGCGGTTGCAGCAGTTGAATAAGGACTATCTGGCCTTAGTGACCGGCCGTGTATCCGCTATAACATTGGCGGAAAAATGGTTAGAGCATGATTTAAACGATTTGCTGGTCTGGCTTTCAAGGCAGCTATCCTTAATGATATCTGGCCGCATGGCGGGTACTTCTGGTATCGGTGATGAGTGGCGTCCGGTCATTGCTAATATCCCCGCACAGAATTTATTTAATCTGTTAGACCGGGTCAATCAGTTGATCAATAGCCTTAACCGGGGGGCTAACCCAAATCGTCAGTTGGCTTTAGAAGAGCTCTTACTGGAAAGTTGTGAAAAATTTCACAAGTAG